The Quercus lobata isolate SW786 chromosome 4, ValleyOak3.0 Primary Assembly, whole genome shotgun sequence genome segment TAGGAAAACAAACCCCAATTTTAGGATCTATGCAAAGTGAGAAAGCAACTGGTTGGAACAAAAAAGTTGATTTGATAAACAGTCAATGAACAATCTTGAGAAATTTTTTGTGATGTGGAGTTTATTTGAAATGGTTTGTTAAGTATGTAATGTTCCAGAAAACACCTTCTGTTGGACATGTTTTTCGTTGAACACAGAAAATGCTTTCAATTCATTTGTGTTTTCTGCCAGACCAGATACCAGAAAATCCAAAATGTTTTCTAGGAAACATTTTCCGTTGACAAAAATGGCAAAAGCTTTTCATTGCCCTGCCAGGAGTGTTGAGTACTAAGAATAAGGACCTATCACAGATTTCTTTTCATTGTTACTGatccaataaattaaaaataagaataataattttataacattcAGAAACAGATTTCTATTTATGGCTAGAGCTTATGCTTACCTTTGGGTTTGACCTTTCCCTTGCTTAAAAAACAAATGCAGAGCCATGACAGAAGTGCTGTTGCAGGGAGTGACACGCCTACAATGACCCATACTTTCCATTTGTTGCCTGATTATGATGATAAGAACCAATGTTAGCTCAACCATAAACAAGAATGAAGTATCCTTGCAGAAAACAAGATAACATGAGTTTGTGTAGATGTCATTGCACTCATCCTGCCTTTCAGTACCTTGAAGGGAAGTAATTTGATGCTCAGAAGCAGAAAGTCTGAGATAGATATCTTGTCCAGCCTCACCACCATCTGAGAGTTGCTGCAAGTTCAAAAGAGCCCGTTCCCATATCATACACCCACTGCTGCTATTATAAGCATAAGCTGCACAAGAACAATTTTTCATGCAAGCCAATTCACATGTTGTAGCACTCCCTGTAAGATTTGCTTTTGAATTTACGGGCAATCTcacatttgattttttcaaGAACCAATCTCTTTCACCGTTTGTATTCATACTATCCTCACATTGCAAAGGGGATTTCCTCACACAACCACCTGACCAATCATTTAGTTTGGTGTCTTGAACCGAAAATGGTTCAAAACCTTGTAGACATTGACAAGGGTTTGATACATTTTCATGAAACATGCCAAATGCTCCACAAAAAGCATAGACATTGGACTTTTGTCTTGGTTGAAACCAAAATGTATTCCAAATGCAAGGTCTGTCCGACCACATCTGTTGCTGGATCATTCCTGAAAAATTAATGACAAACCTAGAAGGGATAAAAGTACTATTATTAAGAGAATAACtaaaatagatttgattttcATTTGACACAAAACTGTAGTTGAAGATACTATTTTGTGTCATCTCAGGAGCCAAGTTGAAAAATCTTCCATTCCAAATTCCACTGCTCCAATAACTTTGGGATCTATTCCACTCCGAGATATATTGACTGCCTTCATTTGGGTCTAAGCCAAATGAGAACATACCCGGTGCAGGATCTTCTGAATTCTTCCATGAAATAAGCTGCTTTGATTTTCCAGTAATCTTATCAATCCTAAGCTTTCCACCCGGCAACAATGTGTCTGTTGGATGATCAAAACTCTCCCAATATATAGTAGACACATTGTACTTGTCtcttaaaacaaaatttccatCATCACCAATTATTGCTTCAGTTGAATTTGACATTGGAAATGCCAAATTTGTTGACCAAAATGGTTTCTTGGAGGATCTGTCAAGCAGGATAAGATTGCCATCTTCTGACAGTTTAAGTCTTGAAGAAGATGGTTCTGTCAAAGGGTTTTCTCTATTTGCTACCCAAACAACGCTTATGTCCTTGACCTTGACATCAAACTTCTTATACCATATTCCTAGGTAGATGTTTGAAGAAGTACCTGGTTTGAAGAAACCGAGTTCAAAAATGCTACCTTGGGATACTAGGCTCTCACTCGCTGAAAGAGACTCGGCTGCAGAAAGGGTATCACCTGCAGTAGAGAAGCATGCTATATAGTAAGACaggattaaaaacaaaacagagaAGAGCCAGGGGTTTCTAGTATTGGTAAGCATCAATCTCTAACTTGCAACCACACAAATGGTATATTACTGAAAAATTCCAGAAGAATTATAATGATTAATGGTATATGAAAGAGATGAAAAACTTGTCTTGCCATAAAGTTATAGTAGAAAAGCATTTCTAGAATTCCTGTCAAGGACtactgacttttttttttttttttcctgtactTTTGGACTAGTCTATTTCTTACACATTGGTTTAAAACGTGTAGTTATTATCATGTTTCCATTTCAATATCACTTCAACACCAATCTAACCGTTAGATGGACATCTAGATGATAATAGTACAACTCAAAAAATCACGCACACCGGTCAAACTGTCAGACTAAGGTTCATTTGGgtaaaacttattttgctgaaattaaaaattaaaaattaaaaatattgtaacaaaataatttttaaatgtatgaatagtaccatgaaacctatttttaatgaaaaaatttctaaaaagtaaaatttgtgaGTCTCATAAACAGTACAAGAGTATACTGTTTATTGGAGAATGGGTCAACAACTGCggctgaaataaaaaaaaaaaaaaaaaactgaaaacgcGCTAAGCTGAAAACGTGGACGTCTATCCAAACGGATACTACCACATTCCGTTCTTTACATTTCAAAAGAACAAGTTACACCAACTCACGACTGAGTCAATAGTATGGACGGAAccaaaatctgatttttttcccccctttttgataaacaaaatcTGAATTTGTTGGGGATTTTAGTCTGCACAGGAAAATTCTCTTCCAATATTTACTTCTGTCAACTTATGGCTTGTTCTTAATTTCCGGCCAATTTTACACTACTTCTTctccctccccctcaatccaaacaaacactTAAAAGTTCCTGAATTTATAGTTTCCCAGAGACTTCCACTTGGTATTCCTTTAAAAACTGATCATAAACGTTGGCCAAGAATGGGGTTCTTTAATCAAGGTTGGGTTTCTTGATTGACTTCCTCTCAATTTCATGTTCATTGACAAGGATTCCTTTTACCGTGTGCTTTGTATTTGAACTTCTTTGGATACTACTTTAGtttcttcaaatttcttttgattccttatccaaaattctttatatattttttaccttACTTTCATCCATCCAGAATTCTCTTTCATATCCACCTTCCTTTTTGTGGGTTCTGTTAATTCCTCCAAAATTCACTTTGAGATTACTATTTGTTAAAATGCCAAAGATGATGTTGATTCTGTTTCATGGCTCTTTCTTTTAGTTGTGTTAATTAAAAGCCTAAACGAAGTCATAGGGTGTAAGTCATGGCTAGAAGTATGAGTTTTGGTCCccacgtcatttttttttcaactcgcCCAATTTCATGCAATTCAAACCACTGGTGGTTTTGTTCTGTTACTTTTCATTGCTTGCAGCTCATTTGTTGGGAATCATGATGATATCTTTATTCAAGGAAATGCTTGGTCCACCTGTTCTACATTAATGGCCAGTTTGGATGAAGCGGGGGTAGAGGAGAGAGTAGAGTAAATTGGCCGGAAATTGCCAATTTACTAACTTGATAAGCAAAGTAATCGAGCTTGTAGTTGCAAAGATATTAACTTATTAAGTTCAATGAGCTAGAAAAAAGGACCaggacaaaagaaaacaaaaatcaatttgAGCCTGTGCAgaatttaaatacaaaagaaTATAAGAGAAATTATGACCAGAAAGgcatataataatattactaaTGCTAATATCGCTGAATTcaaagttttctctttttcttaaacTTTCTTGATAATCAAACGGATCATCAAGAAGGAATCAACGAAACAAAACAGCAAGGAATTTTCCCTCAGCAATTCTATTGTTCGACATAAATCAATAACCAAATGTAAATTGCAAATGCAGGCATTTGATGAAAATCAACTAACTTTACACATGAAAATTATATACAGAGAATATTCACAAATTTCAACAAGTTATTACACTAGTCTAAGTGAAATAttccgagaaaaaaaaaatcccaaaacttGTACAATTATCTATATACAGATCAAAAACTCAACAAGCAAATACACCAGACATGCAAAAGTAAATAGGAGACCGTATTGATCATCAATGCAAGaccttttagggttaatgtatAACACCAAATTAGCTTGGTTGACACCAAATCAACTCCACAGTCCATATTATATCACTCAAAATTAATCCTAAAGATATAtaatggaatatatatataaatatatatatatatatataagatctTCACAcattcttctttatatatatatatatatatatatataaagaagaatgTGTGAAGATCTCTTAGGTAAAAGAAACATTGAATCAATTCAAGTACAGCCAGAATCAAATTCAGACTCATTATAGTAGAAAAAGTTAAGATTAACAAGGAAGGGACACTGAGATTAATGAACAATAAGAATCAGGATGAGAGATGAATAGGAGACAATGATATTAATTTAGAGATAgagttatttttaattgattattgAAAAACTCCATTGATTATCTTTTTCTTGGACATAAAAGGATGTCATGCATGCAAGTATAACAATTGCATACCATCATGTGGTCAGGCAGTTGTGGGCATGGGTCAAGCTTTGAGGACTTAAACTGtgctaaaaaacaaaattattttattttgctttgcAATAAGGAAGTATTAAACAAAGCAGATCCTTATCCAATGTCAAGACCAAACTATCTACAAATAAGCTTCTTCACTTGTCTGCATGTGCCAATTTAACATGCTGAGGGATTAAATAATTATCATTTAGAAGTCTGTAGGGGATGACATCATTCTATGCAAGGAGGTTGATGttgttgctaaatttttttttttcccctaaactCACAAACCATCATTTAGAATAAGTAGACTTAACCCATCGCTCTATCAAGGGGATTACAAAATGATTAAAAGGTCAATCACAAATAATTTAGAATTAATTATCATATGAAAATACTTATTTGAACATGCCTAGATAGGAGATAGTTACCACACACCAGACACTATTTTGTGCTTTGGTTGGCCATAATCAGTTCAAAAACAACCTACCTCTATTGTTCTTAACATCATAGTTGTCCAATTGGCAGTTTGGCCcttgacttttaaaataaatggtgaCGATCAGATTAGTGAATTTTTGAGAGAATAAGTTCGTAAAAGTAGCATCCTGTGTTGTAAACTCCACCAACAAACACAATCTGCCACATTGTCCTGGGAATTACAAAAAGACTAAAAGGGTAAACAACAAGGAACATCCAATATTACTCTTGTAGGAAATAATATAACCAATAATATAAATAGGAGCTTACACAGAATTTCTTGCTCAAAATCTGTACCAAATACTCTTTTGTGCTTTGGTTGGCCATAAAGGAGAGAATGCAGACTCAGTTTTTGGTGCAATGCACATTTAAATAGATCCATGTATATTCCATCAAACAATTGAGAAAAGTTCAGCAGTTCATAGTTATATTTGATATAGGATCGAGATATCTGGCATAGTTGATTGCAGGATGCAGAATGCTACTACATTAACGAGATGGTGACCATGTAAATGAGAGGATGGAATTCTTAATAACAAGATAGGAATATTTGCAACTACCTTCTATAACCTGAGGTTATAGATAAGTAGTAAAAGATTCAGGAATGAATTTCTGTTAAAGAAATTGTTATTCTACAAATTCATAGGAGAAAATTTAGACAAAATCTTCTCATGTTAATGAAAGTTATATCTGACAGAGATGGAGAGTTTAAAAATTGGAGATCTTGTATTAGGTTCAAGAATCAAGAAGTGAACGAAAGACCATGTAGATAGAACCAGTTGTAAAGTGTGCAAGTAAAAGGCTGACTAGTTGATGTCCATTCAAGGGGTCAAATATAGTCCCATAAAGTATTCTATTTCATGGATGttaacttaaaaaaacaaagatatttGCCTGCATCATTAAAAATACTTATAAGTTGATTTAAACTCCCACTAAAGCTTGTCTCAAAGCTAAGGTATTTGACAAGCTAACTGAACTGTAAATGCCCCTAAATTCTTCTtgtccaaccaaacaaaagttAGAGAAACACATTTCATGCACCTCAAGACCTAACAGCTATATATCTTTAAGTTCTTCCTCTCTTCAACCAAACAAGTTTAGTGAACAGATTCCATAGCAGTATAAACCATAGCATTTTTATAGGATAAAGAACACAACAGTACTAACAGAAACACAGCATTTAAGCAGCTAAACTTGTTGATCCGCATCCAAGGATAATAAACATGTGATTGAACCCATCTAAGCATGAAATAATAACATTCCTTATCTAGATAAATCTCTTAAGGCCAGAGATAAGATGATATAGCAAAGATCACATATCTTGGGACCAACTCTCTGTCATATAAATTAGCTTCTTATTGTCAATATCAAGGTTAAATGCACTACAGAAGCAAACAAAAGACCATGTAGCTTGAACCAGGGAAGGTTAAATGCATGACCTTGGAATGGTAAAGCTCACTAAACAAGCACTTGGCTACTCCTTTTCAACAGCTCTTATTTAAAACAGAACAAAATGGGTTACTTGGAAACTGCATATTTTCTGTGTTCTAAATCAGGAAAGCAAGAGCATCATGCtgctaaaaagtaaaaatttaaaaaacgtCAACTAGAATTAACCTGCCAGTTTAATAGTTTATCAAGGGGTTTGCAGAAAGGATAAAAGGTAAAgcacaaatatattttaaatttattatcgTATGAAACAGCTTAACCAAACATAACTACATAGGAGCTGGTTTAGCTTCATCATACACTCTTTTTGTGCTTTGGATGGCCAAAAACCATTCAAAAAATCCCATCCCTACAGTTCTTACTTCTTAGCATATTATAATTGACAGATTTATACTTGAATTCAAGATAAACAGTTAGGACAAGGTTAGTGAATTGTTTGTAAGAAGTTCCTAAAAGAAGGCAGGACTGTGTTATAAAACCCCACCAAGTACAGTACCCTGCCACTTTCTCATGGGAATTGCAGAAAGACTGAAAGGTTAATTAAAGTAAAAGTGTCCAATTTTGCTATTGTAGGGATAGCTTAACCGAACACAATTCAATAGGAGCTGTACAATGTTTTGCTCAAAAGCTATACCAATTACTCTCTTGTGTATTGGTTGGCCATTAAGGAGAATTTGCTCTCAGATGTTGGTTAAAACCAGAATTGAATAGATCCAAGTATATATGCTATTACAACTACAAAATGTATAGTTGTAACTAATTGAGAATTCAGAAAATAGGTAAAGGCTGCTTGCAAGATGCAGAATGCTGCTATGTTAGGGATGATGTGGAGTTCAGAAATTAATGGGACAATGACAAGTGGAGAATGTTATTTCTCATAATAGTGCTTGTAAAGAAATAGGAAAAGATTTAGGAATGAAGCTCTATTAAGAAATTGTAATTCTACAAAATTATAGGAGACAATTGGTGCCAGCGAAAGATGTATCTGCTAGaaatatagaatttaaaaggtgaaaaaaatatGTCAGTTTCAAGTTGATgaaagaaatttattataagTATAAGCCTAACTTGGAAAAGCAAGGTAATCAAGCTTATAGTTTTAATCCATCAAATCACTACACTACCCTTGAAGATACTAAGTCAGTCTGGAGGCGCAAATCAAATAAACTCAATGAGCTAGAACAAAGGACcaagacaaaagaaaacaaaaatcaatatgATACTGCACAGaatttaattacaaaagaaaagaggagaaGATTTTACCAGAAAGACATATAAAGTATTACAAATTCTATTCTCactgaattaaaatttttacttctctttttgttaAACTTTCTTGGTAACCAAAGGGATTATCAAGAAAAGAACCAACAAAACAGAACAGCAAGA includes the following:
- the LOC115987603 gene encoding receptor-like serine/threonine-protein kinase SD1-8 — its product is MLTNTRNPWLFSVLFLILSYYIACFSTAGDTLSAAESLSASESLVSQGSIFELGFFKPGTSSNIYLGIWYKKFDVKVKDISVVWVANRENPLTEPSSSRLKLSEDGNLILLDRSSKKPFWSTNLAFPMSNSTEAIIGDDGNFVLRDKYNVSTIYWESFDHPTDTLLPGGKLRIDKITGKSKQLISWKNSEDPAPGMFSFGLDPNEGSQYISEWNRSQSYWSSGIWNGRFFNLAPEMTQNSIFNYSFVSNENQIYFSYSLNNSTFIPSRFVINFSGMIQQQMWSDRPCIWNTFWFQPRQKSNVYAFCGAFGMFHENVSNPCQCLQGFEPFSVQDTKLNDWSGGCVRKSPLQCEDSMNTNGERDWFLKKSNVRLPVNSKANLTGSATTCELACMKNCSCAAYAYNSSSGCMIWERALLNLQQLSDGGEAGQDIYLRLSASEHQITSLQGNKWKVWVIVGVSLPATALLSWLCICFLSKGKVKPKGEKDSSNDLRLFDFSAEIHAINDGSNTKDCLKKRGKKDVGLPLFSYESVSAATNNFSDANKLGEGGFGPVYKGKLLKGQEIAVKMLSKRSGQGLEEFRNEITLIAKLQHRNLVRLLGCCIELDENILIYEYMSNKSLDFFLFDPTKKQMLDWRARFHIIEGVAQGLLYLHHYSRVRIIHRDLKPSNILLDNEMNPKISDFGLARIFGANETQANTNRIVGTYGYMSPEYAMEGLFSIKSDVFSFGVLLLEIVSGKKNTGFYNSASLNLLAYAWELWRYDRSLELMDPTIGYPSSTSIMLRFINIGLLCVQESLSDRPTMSNVVSWLSNEHVPLPTPKQPAFTTGRNMMDTNTSTTSAANCSINNITVSIMEAR